In Methylocystis echinoides, one genomic interval encodes:
- a CDS encoding cbb3-type cytochrome c oxidase subunit I gives MADVSVEQGAVSPQEVEDVELYHPRTWLTKYVFSQDAKVIAIQYAGTAIAIGLLALVLSWVIRLQLAFPGAIPFIDATVYYQSVTMHGMIMVVYMLTAIFLGGFGNYLIPLMVGARDMVFPFVNMLSYWAYLLATLVLAASYFVPGGPTGAGWTLYPPQSILTGTPGHEWGIILMLVSLVIFIIGFTMGGLNYVVTVLQGRTRGMTLMRMPLTVWGIFTAAVMALLAFPGLFVACVMLLLDRTLGTSFFVPAIVEMGERRNYSGGSPILFQHLFWFFGHPEVYIVALPAFGMVSDLISVHARKNIFGYRMMVWAILAIGVLSMVVWGHHMYVSGMDPIFGFFFAITTLAIAVPTALKVYNWVLTLWRANLRFDTPMLFALGFLVTFVNGGITGLYLGNVIVDVPLSGTLFVVAHFHMVMGIAPVLVIFGAIYHWYPKITGRMMDERLGKIHFWITFLGAYAVFFPMHYLGLIGVPRRFYDMNDVSFVPSSVVDLNIFITVMAIFVGFSQGLFFYNALRSLRRGALAGGNPWRAASLEWQTPETPPGHGNWGKDLPIVYRWPYAYSVPGAPDDFIPQNAPPSQGERE, from the coding sequence ATGGCAGACGTTTCGGTAGAGCAAGGCGCCGTTTCGCCGCAGGAAGTCGAAGACGTCGAACTCTATCATCCTAGAACATGGCTGACGAAATACGTCTTTTCACAAGACGCCAAAGTGATCGCCATCCAATACGCCGGCACTGCAATTGCAATCGGCTTGCTGGCGCTCGTCCTTTCCTGGGTGATCCGGCTTCAACTCGCCTTTCCAGGCGCCATCCCGTTCATCGATGCGACCGTCTATTACCAATCCGTGACCATGCACGGCATGATTATGGTCGTCTATATGCTCACGGCGATCTTTCTGGGCGGCTTCGGCAATTATCTCATTCCCCTGATGGTCGGCGCGCGGGACATGGTCTTTCCTTTCGTCAATATGCTCAGCTACTGGGCGTATTTGCTCGCGACGCTCGTCCTCGCCGCAAGCTACTTCGTGCCTGGAGGGCCGACTGGAGCGGGATGGACGCTTTACCCGCCGCAATCCATCCTGACCGGCACGCCCGGACATGAATGGGGCATCATATTGATGCTCGTGTCGCTCGTTATCTTCATCATCGGCTTCACGATGGGCGGCCTCAATTACGTCGTCACCGTCTTGCAGGGCCGCACGCGCGGGATGACGCTCATGCGGATGCCGCTCACCGTCTGGGGCATCTTCACCGCGGCGGTGATGGCGCTGCTGGCGTTTCCCGGCTTATTCGTCGCCTGCGTCATGCTGTTGCTTGACCGCACCCTGGGGACGAGCTTTTTCGTGCCGGCGATCGTGGAGATGGGCGAGCGTCGCAATTACAGCGGCGGCAGTCCCATTCTCTTTCAGCATCTTTTCTGGTTCTTCGGCCACCCGGAGGTCTATATCGTCGCGCTTCCGGCGTTCGGCATGGTCTCGGATCTTATCAGCGTGCACGCAAGAAAGAATATTTTTGGCTACCGCATGATGGTCTGGGCCATTCTTGCCATTGGCGTGCTGAGCATGGTCGTCTGGGGCCACCACATGTATGTCAGCGGAATGGACCCCATTTTTGGATTCTTTTTCGCCATTACAACGCTCGCGATCGCCGTCCCGACCGCCCTGAAGGTCTATAATTGGGTGCTGACGCTCTGGCGCGCGAATTTGCGCTTTGATACGCCCATGCTTTTCGCGCTGGGCTTTCTCGTTACCTTCGTCAACGGCGGCATAACCGGGCTCTATCTTGGCAACGTGATCGTCGACGTGCCGCTCTCCGGCACGCTTTTTGTCGTCGCACATTTCCACATGGTCATGGGCATTGCGCCTGTTCTGGTTATTTTCGGGGCGATCTACCACTGGTACCCGAAGATCACGGGGCGAATGATGGACGAACGCCTCGGCAAAATCCATTTCTGGATCACCTTCCTCGGCGCTTACGCCGTTTTCTTTCCCATGCATTACCTCGGCCTCATCGGAGTTCCGCGCCGGTTCTACGACATGAACGATGTGTCCTTTGTCCCGAGTTCGGTCGTCGATCTCAATATTTTCATCACCGTCATGGCGATCTTCGTCGGGTTCTCACAAGGATTGTTTTTCTACAACGCGCTTCGCAGTCTGAGGCGCGGCGCGCTGGCGGGGGGAAACCCCTGGAGGGCCGCCTCGCTCGAGTGGCAAACGCCCGAGACGCCGCCGGGCCACGGCAATTGGGGCAAGGATTTGCCGATCGTTTATCGCTGGCCATACGCCTACAGCGTTCCCGGGGCGCCGGACGACTTCATTCCTCAAAACGCCCCCCCATCGCAGGGAGAGCGCGAATGA
- a CDS encoding HypC/HybG/HupF family hydrogenase formation chaperone, whose amino-acid sequence MCLAIPVRVIELLPEQMAKVSLDGVSKTISTALVDNVAVGDYVILHVGFALSKVDAEEAERTLAMIRNIAEDAP is encoded by the coding sequence ATGTGTTTAGCCATCCCCGTGCGCGTCATCGAGCTCCTGCCGGAGCAGATGGCCAAAGTCTCGCTCGACGGCGTCTCCAAGACGATTTCCACCGCGCTCGTCGACAATGTCGCAGTGGGCGATTATGTGATCTTGCATGTCGGCTTTGCGCTGTCGAAGGTCGACGCCGAGGAGGCGGAGCGAACGCTCGCGATGATCCGGAACATCGCCGAGGACGCGCCATGA
- a CDS encoding cytochrome c oxidase subunit II — MLVALMMVLVVAGSLLFHVLSPWRATPIASNWGFIDGTMALTFWITSAGFVGVILFMAYCLYRFRSEPGRLATYEPENRRLELLLGAVTSVAVVILLAPGLAVWGRFITPPEDAMELEAVGVQWNWSFRLPGKDRKFGASDVRFIEGANTLGVSPADPRGEDDLIVTTGEIHVPQGRPVKVLLRSIDVLHDFYVPEIRAKMDLVPGMETYFWFTGTKAGQYEILCVAYCGTGHPQMRGTLVIDTDADYEQWLDKQQTFAQTRRSEAARERRASSP, encoded by the coding sequence ATGCTCGTCGCTCTGATGATGGTGCTCGTTGTGGCGGGGTCGCTGCTGTTCCATGTGCTGAGCCCCTGGCGCGCGACGCCGATCGCGTCGAACTGGGGGTTTATCGATGGCACCATGGCCCTGACGTTCTGGATCACCAGCGCGGGCTTTGTCGGCGTCATTTTGTTCATGGCTTACTGTCTTTATCGCTTTCGCAGCGAGCCAGGACGCCTTGCGACCTATGAGCCAGAGAACCGCAGGCTGGAGCTGTTGCTCGGCGCCGTGACCAGCGTGGCCGTGGTCATTCTGCTCGCTCCGGGCCTCGCCGTTTGGGGCCGGTTCATCACGCCCCCGGAAGACGCGATGGAGCTCGAGGCTGTCGGGGTTCAGTGGAACTGGAGCTTCAGACTTCCGGGCAAGGACAGGAAATTCGGCGCGAGCGACGTCCGCTTCATCGAGGGAGCCAACACCCTCGGCGTCAGCCCCGCCGATCCGCGCGGAGAGGACGATCTCATCGTGACAACTGGAGAAATTCACGTGCCGCAAGGTAGGCCCGTCAAGGTTCTCTTGCGTTCGATCGACGTCTTGCACGATTTTTACGTTCCGGAAATCCGAGCCAAGATGGATCTCGTTCCGGGAATGGAAACCTATTTCTGGTTCACGGGGACGAAAGCGGGTCAGTATGAAATTCTCTGCGTCGCCTATTGCGGCACCGGCCATCCGCAAATGCGGGGGACGCTCGTTATCGACACGGATGCGGACTACGAGCAATGGTTGGATAAGCAACAGACTTTTGCACAGACCCGCAGAAGCGAAGCTGCACGGGAGCGGCGGGCGTCGAGCCCGTGA
- a CDS encoding Na+/H+ antiporter, translated as MTSSIQTLILLLAVVAAIAIIADRTRIPSAILLVLTGVLLALMPGLPAIELAPEFVLLFVLPPIIYTSAFNMSWREFRFNLRPIASLAVGGVVFTTVVVAAAAHWLMGLDWPVGFVLGAIVSPPDAIAPLSIARRMELPRQILVILEGEGLANDATALILYRFAIAAVSAGAFSFGHAAETFAAIVAGEIVWGVGVGWTTLRLRRWVRNPLIEILLSLLTPFVAFWPPERLGGSGVLATVTAGLYVSWNGPQLISSATRLQGVFFWEFFVYVIEGMVFLITGLQARAVLDRIGDYETAQLAISAGVIASVLIAARFISIFPATYIPRWLVPALSRRSPAPPWQWSVVLAFTGVRGVVSLAAALAIPLATAAGRPFPFRNLILFLTFSVILLTLVGQGLMLPWLIRALGLSHAGRAEREVERSEEHEARAEGVKAAIERLDALAAERNLSAQMVDAVRHQHRERLKHLQSRSDRDAVASRLGATCDEVESLLIDAERLRVNELFRSGALRDEARRRIERDLDMREAHLAQQQRPET; from the coding sequence ATGACGTCATCCATCCAAACGCTCATCCTGTTGCTGGCCGTTGTTGCGGCAATCGCAATCATCGCTGACCGCACGAGGATACCCTCGGCGATCCTTCTGGTGCTGACGGGCGTATTGCTTGCGCTCATGCCCGGGCTTCCGGCGATCGAACTTGCGCCGGAGTTCGTGTTGCTGTTTGTTTTGCCGCCCATTATCTACACTTCCGCCTTCAATATGAGCTGGCGGGAGTTTCGGTTCAATTTGAGGCCGATTGCGTCTTTGGCGGTAGGGGGCGTCGTCTTCACCACGGTTGTCGTCGCCGCGGCGGCGCATTGGCTGATGGGCCTCGACTGGCCGGTGGGCTTCGTGCTGGGAGCCATTGTCTCGCCGCCCGACGCCATTGCGCCGCTCTCCATCGCACGCCGGATGGAGTTGCCGCGACAGATTCTCGTCATTCTGGAAGGCGAAGGCCTGGCGAACGACGCCACCGCGCTCATCCTCTATCGTTTCGCCATCGCAGCCGTAAGCGCCGGCGCTTTTTCCTTCGGTCACGCCGCCGAAACATTCGCGGCGATCGTCGCCGGCGAAATTGTCTGGGGCGTCGGCGTCGGATGGACGACGCTGCGACTGAGACGGTGGGTAAGAAATCCGCTGATTGAAATCTTGCTTTCCCTTCTCACGCCCTTCGTCGCCTTCTGGCCGCCTGAGCGGCTCGGCGGCTCGGGCGTTCTGGCGACGGTGACGGCCGGGCTTTATGTCAGTTGGAATGGCCCGCAGCTGATCAGCTCGGCCACGAGGTTGCAAGGCGTGTTTTTCTGGGAGTTTTTCGTTTACGTGATCGAAGGAATGGTGTTCCTCATTACGGGACTTCAAGCGCGCGCGGTGCTCGATCGAATCGGCGATTACGAGACGGCGCAGTTGGCGATCTCCGCCGGCGTCATCGCCAGCGTCCTGATTGCGGCGCGCTTCATTAGCATCTTCCCCGCGACCTATATCCCGCGATGGCTAGTTCCCGCGCTCAGTAGAAGGAGCCCTGCGCCACCATGGCAATGGTCCGTCGTGTTGGCTTTCACAGGCGTGCGCGGCGTCGTCTCCCTCGCGGCGGCGCTCGCCATTCCTCTTGCAACTGCCGCCGGACGGCCGTTTCCGTTTCGAAACCTGATTCTGTTTCTGACGTTTTCGGTCATCCTGCTGACCCTCGTCGGGCAAGGCCTCATGTTGCCTTGGCTCATCCGCGCGCTTGGGCTCTCTCATGCCGGACGGGCGGAGCGCGAGGTCGAGAGAAGCGAGGAGCATGAGGCGCGCGCGGAGGGCGTGAAAGCAGCAATCGAGCGGCTGGACGCGCTCGCGGCCGAACGCAACCTCTCAGCGCAAATGGTCGACGCCGTGCGCCATCAGCATCGAGAGCGGCTCAAACATCTGCAAAGCAGGAGCGACCGCGACGCCGTCGCAAGCCGTCTCGGCGCGACCTGTGATGAGGTGGAAAGCCTTCTGATCGACGCCGAGCGACTACGCGTCAACGAACTCTTCCGCAGCGGCGCGTTGCGCGACGAGGCGCGGCGACGCATCGAGCGGGATCTCGACATGCGTGAGGCCCATCTTGCGCAACAACAGCGCCCGGAGACTTAA
- a CDS encoding patatin-like phospholipase family protein: MVRVSSRRSLLAPVCICLAALAVSACGSLAPRAVVPASERGRTVVLGLPNARFFVDDPVAMAAEQERALEREARALGVSKGGVLPPAHLLSLSGGGDNGAFGAGLLTGWTKRGDRPQFKLVTGVSTGALIAPFAFLGPDYDAALTDVYTNINPSRVYEKRFVPYAALAQDALSDSTPLYDTIAHYLDDAMLARIAAEYQKGRLLLIQTTDLDAGRPSIWNIGAIAASGHPGAPNLIRHILLASASIPAAFPPVLFDVEADGRSYQELHVDGGAVSQAFLVPPSLNTRDTLNRSGYKRKGVVAYIVRNSRLTTEYTDVEQATLPIAEKAVSTMINYNGVGDLYRMYLVTQRAGAGFNVAYIGADFHAPHPEEFSQAYMRALYHYAYEKAVAGYPWEHAPPGFQAKK, from the coding sequence ATGGTTCGTGTGAGTTCGCGTCGCAGCCTGCTGGCGCCCGTTTGCATCTGTCTCGCCGCGCTGGCCGTCTCCGCCTGCGGCTCTCTAGCGCCGCGCGCTGTCGTTCCGGCGTCGGAGAGAGGCCGCACGGTCGTTCTCGGTCTGCCGAATGCGCGCTTTTTCGTAGATGATCCCGTCGCCATGGCGGCCGAGCAGGAGCGCGCGCTGGAGCGTGAGGCGCGGGCGCTCGGCGTGTCTAAGGGCGGCGTGCTCCCGCCGGCGCATCTTCTCTCGCTTTCCGGCGGCGGCGACAATGGCGCTTTCGGCGCGGGCCTCCTCACCGGTTGGACGAAGCGCGGCGACAGGCCGCAATTCAAGCTTGTCACGGGCGTGAGCACCGGCGCGCTGATCGCGCCCTTCGCCTTTCTCGGGCCAGACTATGACGCAGCGCTCACGGATGTTTACACGAACATCAATCCTTCGCGCGTTTACGAAAAGCGCTTCGTTCCCTATGCGGCGCTCGCGCAGGACGCCCTCTCGGACTCAACTCCGCTCTATGACACGATCGCGCATTATCTCGACGATGCGATGCTCGCCCGCATCGCCGCCGAATATCAGAAGGGCCGGCTGCTGCTGATCCAGACCACCGATCTCGACGCCGGGCGGCCGTCGATCTGGAATATTGGCGCCATCGCGGCGAGCGGCCACCCCGGCGCGCCCAATCTCATTCGCCATATTCTCCTCGCTTCGGCTTCGATTCCGGCCGCCTTTCCGCCCGTGTTGTTCGATGTGGAGGCGGATGGCCGATCCTATCAGGAGCTCCATGTCGATGGCGGCGCCGTAAGCCAGGCCTTTCTCGTGCCCCCGTCGCTGAACACCCGGGACACGCTCAACCGCTCTGGATATAAACGAAAAGGCGTAGTCGCGTACATCGTCCGCAATTCACGCTTGACGACAGAATATACCGACGTCGAACAGGCCACGCTGCCGATCGCCGAAAAGGCCGTCTCGACGATGATCAATTATAACGGCGTGGGCGATCTCTACCGCATGTATCTCGTCACCCAGCGGGCCGGCGCAGGATTCAACGTCGCCTATATCGGCGCTGATTTTCACGCGCCCCATCCGGAAGAATTCAGCCAGGCCTATATGCGCGCGCTTTATCACTACGCCTATGAAAAGGCCGTCGCGGGCTATCCCTGGGAGCATGCGCCGCCGGGCTTCCAGGCCAAGAAGTAG
- a CDS encoding cytochrome c oxidase subunit 3, with product MSLMGPFFILIASLAALWLWREGVTEAPWLHEGELPSYRSRRPGSTPARTGLIIFMTVATCLFLLLTASFFMRMESLDWQLPPPPRILWLNTVALVASSASLHIAQSAARTRQALRMKRALAACAATSFLFLIGQLWAWRDMAANGYFVSTNPANAFFYLLTAAHGLHLLGGLVALATLINRAQRANPKELTSAIRLCATYWHFLLGVWLVLLTLLFGWADNFGVICRRLLT from the coding sequence ATGAGCCTCATGGGGCCGTTTTTCATCCTGATCGCTTCGCTTGCCGCGCTGTGGCTGTGGCGGGAGGGCGTGACCGAAGCCCCTTGGCTTCATGAAGGAGAACTGCCGTCCTATCGCAGCAGACGACCAGGCTCGACGCCGGCACGGACTGGTCTCATTATCTTTATGACGGTCGCAACATGTCTGTTTTTATTGCTGACAGCTTCCTTCTTCATGCGCATGGAGTCGCTCGACTGGCAATTGCCGCCGCCGCCGCGCATCCTTTGGCTCAACACCGTCGCGCTCGTCGCCAGCTCCGCGTCCTTGCACATCGCGCAGTCCGCAGCGAGGACACGTCAAGCCTTGCGGATGAAGCGTGCGCTCGCGGCCTGCGCAGCAACGAGCTTTCTTTTCCTGATCGGCCAGCTTTGGGCTTGGCGCGACATGGCGGCGAATGGCTACTTCGTCTCGACGAATCCGGCGAACGCCTTCTTCTACCTCCTGACCGCGGCCCATGGGCTTCACCTTCTCGGAGGCCTTGTCGCCCTCGCCACGCTCATCAATCGCGCCCAGCGCGCCAACCCCAAGGAATTGACGAGCGCGATCCGGCTTTGCGCCACTTACTGGCACTTTCTTCTGGGGGTCTGGCTCGTGCTGTTGACCCTCCTGTTCGGCTGGGCGGATAATTTCGGCGTCATCTGCCGCCGGCTGCTGACTTGA
- the hypD gene encoding hydrogenase formation protein HypD → MKYVDEFRDGELARGMARRLAKIVRPDRDYRFMEFCGGHTHAISRYGLEDLLPTNVRMIHGPGCPVCVLPIGRIDAAIELARKPEIILCTYADLMRVPASGGDSLLKAKAAGADIRMVYSTLDALRIAETEPQRQVVFFAIGFETTTPPTALAIRLAARKQLSNFSVFCNHVLTPAAMRAILTSKDDRVELDGFVGPSHVSAVIGVTPYRFVATEFEKPLVVTGFEPLDVMQAIVMLTTQVNEGRCEIENQYGRAVSPQGNLKAQAEIADIFDLRESFEWRGLGEVPASALRLRETYAQFDAERRFAVETPVARDNPACECGAILRGAKRPHDCKLFGTVCTPETPIGSCMVSSEGACAAQWTYRRFDEPTREERMAS, encoded by the coding sequence ATGAAATATGTCGACGAATTCCGCGACGGAGAACTCGCGCGCGGCATGGCGCGGCGGCTGGCCAAAATTGTGCGACCCGACCGCGACTATAGGTTCATGGAGTTTTGCGGCGGCCATACCCATGCGATTTCGCGCTACGGCCTCGAGGACCTGCTGCCAACCAATGTGCGCATGATCCATGGCCCGGGCTGCCCCGTCTGCGTCCTGCCGATCGGGCGGATCGACGCGGCGATCGAACTTGCCCGCAAGCCCGAGATCATCCTGTGCACCTATGCAGATCTCATGCGCGTGCCGGCGTCGGGCGGCGACAGCCTCTTGAAAGCGAAGGCGGCCGGCGCCGACATTCGGATGGTTTACTCCACGCTCGACGCGCTTCGCATCGCCGAGACGGAGCCGCAACGGCAAGTCGTGTTTTTTGCGATCGGGTTCGAGACGACGACGCCGCCGACGGCGCTCGCAATCCGTCTCGCCGCGCGAAAGCAGCTTTCGAACTTCTCCGTCTTCTGCAATCACGTGCTCACGCCCGCCGCGATGCGCGCCATCCTGACAAGTAAGGATGACCGCGTCGAACTCGACGGCTTTGTCGGCCCGTCGCATGTCTCCGCCGTCATCGGAGTCACGCCCTACCGCTTCGTCGCGACGGAGTTCGAGAAGCCGCTCGTCGTCACGGGCTTCGAGCCGCTCGACGTCATGCAGGCGATCGTCATGCTGACGACGCAGGTGAACGAAGGGCGCTGCGAGATCGAGAACCAATATGGCCGCGCCGTGTCGCCACAGGGCAATCTGAAAGCGCAGGCCGAGATCGCCGACATCTTCGACCTGCGCGAGAGCTTCGAGTGGCGCGGGCTCGGCGAAGTCCCGGCGAGCGCCCTGCGTTTGCGCGAGACTTACGCCCAGTTCGACGCCGAGCGTCGCTTCGCCGTTGAGACGCCGGTCGCCCGCGATAACCCCGCCTGCGAATGCGGCGCGATCCTGCGAGGCGCCAAGCGCCCCCACGACTGCAAGCTCTTCGGGACGGTCTGCACGCCGGAAACGCCGATCGGCTCCTGCATGGTGTCGTCGGAAGGCGCCTGCGCCGCGCAATGGACCTATCGGCGCTTCGATGAGCCGACGCGCGAGGAGAGGATGGCCTCGTGA
- the hypE gene encoding hydrogenase expression/formation protein HypE: MTSVKAYRRKLDLKSGRVDLSHGAGGRAMSQLIAEIFHAALDNEWLRQGNDQSIFDAPKGRMAMTTDAFVVSPLFFPGGDIGSLAVHGAINDVAMSGARPLYLSASFIIEEGFALADLARIAESMGAASRAAGVPVITGDTKVVERGKADGVFISTAAVGVAPEGLELSGDRARPGDLVLLSGSIGDHGVAIMSKRENLEFECEILSDSAPLHGLVAEMVAAAASSLRLMRDPTRGGLAATLNEIAQQSGVGFRIDETAIPVKPEVAAACELLGLDPLNVANEGKLVAVVAPEAAQALLDAMRAHPLGRDAAIIGATVADDRRFVQMRSSFGGSRIVDWLAGEQLPRIC, translated from the coding sequence GTGACGAGCGTCAAAGCCTATCGCCGCAAGCTCGATCTCAAGAGCGGGCGCGTCGATCTCTCGCATGGCGCGGGCGGCCGGGCGATGTCGCAGCTCATTGCCGAGATTTTCCATGCGGCGCTCGACAATGAATGGCTGCGACAGGGAAACGATCAGTCGATCTTCGACGCGCCCAAGGGCCGCATGGCGATGACGACCGACGCTTTTGTCGTCTCGCCGCTGTTCTTTCCGGGCGGCGACATCGGCTCGCTCGCGGTGCATGGCGCGATCAACGACGTCGCCATGTCGGGCGCCAGGCCGCTCTATCTCTCGGCGAGTTTCATCATCGAAGAAGGCTTTGCGCTCGCCGATCTGGCGCGCATCGCAGAGAGCATGGGCGCGGCCTCGCGCGCCGCCGGCGTTCCGGTCATCACCGGCGACACCAAAGTGGTGGAGCGCGGCAAGGCCGATGGCGTCTTCATCTCGACCGCCGCCGTTGGCGTCGCGCCCGAAGGGCTCGAACTATCCGGCGACAGGGCGCGGCCGGGCGATCTCGTACTGCTCTCGGGCTCGATCGGCGATCATGGCGTCGCCATCATGTCGAAGCGCGAAAATCTCGAATTCGAGTGCGAAATTCTTTCGGACTCGGCGCCGCTGCACGGCCTCGTCGCTGAGATGGTCGCCGCGGCCGCATCGTCGCTGCGTCTCATGCGCGATCCGACGCGCGGCGGCCTCGCCGCGACATTGAACGAGATCGCGCAACAGTCGGGCGTGGGCTTCCGCATCGACGAGACCGCGATCCCGGTCAAACCCGAGGTCGCGGCCGCCTGTGAACTGCTCGGCCTCGATCCGCTCAATGTGGCGAACGAAGGCAAGCTCGTCGCCGTCGTCGCGCCGGAAGCGGCGCAGGCGCTGCTCGACGCCATGCGCGCGCACCCTCTGGGCCGTGACGCCGCCATCATCGGCGCCACGGTCGCTGACGATCGGCGCTTCGTTCAGATGAGGTCGTCCTTCGGCGGCTCGCGGATCGTCGATTGGCTTGCGGGCGAGCAGCTGCCGCGGATTTGCTGA
- a CDS encoding cytochrome C oxidase subunit IV family protein, which translates to MTYDAKRSAGLVNEPHPPTEDADATAPQSAAAVHGEQHPIALYLLVWVLLFVLSACSYMVDYFNFQGYLRWGLIIFFMLLKAGLIVAVFMHMAWERLALVSAILIPPLAVLVFVGTMAFEGDYTNLTRLMFFGAG; encoded by the coding sequence ATGACCTACGATGCAAAACGGAGCGCCGGGCTCGTGAATGAACCTCATCCCCCGACAGAGGACGCAGACGCCACGGCTCCACAGAGCGCCGCTGCGGTTCATGGAGAGCAGCACCCGATCGCGCTTTACCTTCTCGTTTGGGTGCTCCTGTTTGTTCTGAGCGCCTGTTCGTACATGGTCGATTACTTCAACTTCCAAGGCTATCTGCGGTGGGGGTTGATAATATTCTTCATGCTGTTGAAGGCTGGATTGATCGTCGCCGTGTTCATGCACATGGCGTGGGAGCGCCTCGCCTTGGTAAGCGCCATACTGATCCCGCCGCTTGCCGTTCTCGTCTTTGTCGGCACGATGGCGTTTGAGGGCGACTATACGAACCTCACGCGATTGATGTTTTTCGGAGCAGGCTGA
- a CDS encoding heme-copper oxidase subunit III family protein, with amino-acid sequence MTVDPSTLPLGANASRPTGLDGLVADWSSDQRSFKSASWGKAMMWIFLVSDTFVFSCFLISYMTVRMSTTVDWPNPSEIFALNIGGKSIPLILIAIMTFDLITSSGTMAMAVNYAYARQRRKAALLMLITAVFGAAFVGMQAFEWTKLIHEGVRPWGNPFGAAQFGASFFMITGFHGFHVSVGVIFLLIIARAVWRGDYDREKRGFFTSRKGRYEIVEIMGLYWHFVDLVWVFIFAFFYLW; translated from the coding sequence ATGACCGTCGATCCTTCCACTCTGCCGCTGGGCGCCAACGCCTCCCGTCCGACCGGGCTCGACGGCCTGGTCGCTGACTGGTCCTCAGATCAGCGCTCCTTCAAGAGCGCCTCCTGGGGAAAGGCGATGATGTGGATCTTCCTGGTCAGCGACACCTTCGTTTTCAGTTGCTTCCTCATTTCTTACATGACCGTAAGAATGTCCACGACCGTCGACTGGCCCAACCCGAGCGAAATCTTTGCCCTCAACATCGGCGGAAAGAGCATCCCCCTCATCCTCATCGCAATCATGACCTTCGATCTGATCACCAGCTCCGGCACGATGGCGATGGCCGTCAACTATGCCTATGCGCGGCAGAGGCGGAAGGCGGCGCTGCTCATGTTGATCACCGCGGTCTTTGGCGCGGCTTTCGTTGGCATGCAAGCCTTCGAATGGACGAAACTCATCCATGAAGGCGTCCGCCCTTGGGGCAATCCCTTCGGCGCGGCGCAATTTGGCGCCAGTTTCTTCATGATAACCGGCTTTCACGGCTTTCACGTATCGGTGGGCGTCATCTTCCTGCTCATCATCGCGCGCGCGGTCTGGCGCGGCGACTACGACCGCGAAAAACGCGGCTTTTTCACCAGTCGAAAAGGACGCTACGAGATCGTCGAAATCATGGGCCTCTACTGGCATTTCGTCGATCTCGTCTGGGTGTTCATCTTTGCGTTCTTCTACCTCTGGTGA
- a CDS encoding peroxiredoxin yields the protein MSFQIGDTAPDFEAETTQGRIRFHEWIDGSWVVFFSHPKDFTPVCTTELGYVARIKPEFDKRNVKLIGLSVDPVDNHAKWAADIEETQGIAPNYPMIGDPDLRISKLYGMLPASASGDASQRTPADNQTVRNVFVIGPDKKIKLVFVYPMTTGRNFDEVLRVIDSLQLTASHRVATPVNWRPGENVIIAGSVSDEEAKKLYPDGWQAPKPYLRIVPQPR from the coding sequence ATGTCTTTCCAGATAGGCGACACCGCCCCTGATTTCGAAGCGGAAACGACACAGGGACGCATCCGGTTTCACGAGTGGATCGACGGCTCTTGGGTCGTCTTTTTTTCCCATCCGAAGGATTTCACCCCGGTTTGCACGACGGAGCTCGGCTATGTCGCGAGGATCAAGCCAGAGTTCGACAAACGCAACGTCAAGCTCATCGGGTTGAGCGTCGATCCCGTCGACAACCATGCCAAGTGGGCCGCTGATATCGAAGAGACGCAGGGCATCGCCCCAAATTATCCAATGATCGGCGATCCCGACCTGCGCATCTCGAAGCTCTACGGAATGCTCCCCGCGAGCGCGTCGGGCGATGCGAGCCAACGCACGCCAGCCGACAACCAAACCGTGCGCAATGTGTTCGTGATCGGGCCGGACAAGAAGATCAAGCTTGTTTTCGTCTATCCGATGACGACGGGCCGCAACTTCGATGAAGTGTTGCGCGTGATTGACTCGCTTCAGCTGACCGCGAGCCATCGGGTCGCGACGCCGGTCAATTGGCGGCCCGGCGAGAACGTGATCATCGCAGGCTCGGTTTCTGACGAGGAAGCCAAGAAACTCTACCCGGACGGGTGGCAAGCGCCGAAGCCCTATCTTCGCATTGTGCCTCAGCCGCGCTGA